A region from the Hippoglossus hippoglossus isolate fHipHip1 chromosome 18, fHipHip1.pri, whole genome shotgun sequence genome encodes:
- the spata6l gene encoding spermatogenesis associated 6-like protein has protein sequence MSRKALKVVVELKFRAVSCPGVHLPAKDDIYISMCFMDQCRQSECLPAVFPLLFHEKMTFEKIFRHAVDPGDIAVMLEYETVRVELVQLAPPAGDILACFEEDARRFLFPEPRLVPSFSGVDREVLMTRAPYFPGIAPRLEFSTKTTIIECSADSEINIHLNVLMRPAIKRNLMRSSRPRTSSPQRNQSQTSARRRGGRTGRERHGTARSLSRISRSQSPQRNTQHLARLSLDPAAPNPTDVEAASTSRPMLASWPGASRWDSPHVSAVLTNSSSPLVRSSSAVTFSPTGRRKSSGLVEETSEDDSGSETHDLHDGRRAPDPSASWQSDKGARHNRSPSSSHREWEEVHERVRGLLTTPKAVRRLLCGATVSEVDRVLARRSVSPGPPR, from the exons ATGTCTCGAAAAGCTCTGAAAGTGGTGGTTGAATTAAAGTTCAGAGCG GTTTCCTGTCCTGGGGTTCATCTGCCAGCCAAAGATGACATCTACATCAGCATGTGTTTCATGGACCAGTGCCGTCAGTCTGAGTGTCTCCCTGCCGTCTTCCCTCTGCTGTTTCATGAGAAGATGACCTTCGAGAAG ATCTTCAGACATGCAGTGGACCCCGGAGACATCGCTGTGATGCTTGAGT ATGAGACGGTCAGAGTTGAACTGGTGCAGCTGGCCCCTCCCG cGGGGGACATTCTCGCCTGCTTTGAGGAAGATGCTCGACGGTTTTTATTCCCAGAGCCCAGACTGGTTCCCTCCTTCTCCGGAGTGGACCGAGAGGTTCTCATGACCCGAGCACCTTACTTCCCT GGTATTGCTCCGAGGTTGGAGTTCTCCACCAAAACCACCATCATTGAGTGCTCCGCTGATTCTGAGATCAACATTCACCTCAATGTACTCATG AGACCAGCGATAAAGAGGAACTTGATGCGCTCCAGCAGACCCAGgacctcctctcctcagagGAACCAATCTCAAACCTCTGCAAGGAGACGAGGTGGCAGGACAGGCCGAGAGAGACACGGCACAGCCAGGTCGCTGTCACGCATTTCCAGATCCCAGTCCCCGCAGAGAAACACCCAGCATCTGGCCCGGCTCAGCCTGGACCCTGCGGCTCCCAACCCAACCGACGTGGAAGCAGCCAGCACCTCCCGACCT ATGCTGGCTTCGTGGCCGGGAGCCAGTCGATGGGACTCACCCCATGTTTCTGCAGTGTTGACCAACTCCTCTTCACCTTTGGTCAGGTCTTCATCAGCAG tgaCATTCTCTCCAACTGGCAGAAGGAAATCCAGTGGTTTG GTTGAAGAGACATCTGAAGACGACTCCGGCTCAGAAACACACGACCTTCATGACGGCCGTCGTGCTCCTGACCCTTCAGCGTCGTGGCAGTCTGACAAAGGAGCCAGGCACAACAG GTCTCCATCCAGTTCTCACAGAGAATGGGAAGAAGTCCATGAGCGCGTTCGAGGACTCCTTACGACGCCAAAAGCTGTACGCCGACTTCTCTGC gGGGCCACAGTCTCTGAGGTAGACCGGGTTTTGGCCAGAAGGTCCGTCTCTCCAGGTCCGCCCCGATGA
- the slc1a1 gene encoding excitatory amino acid transporter 3: MDMMGNKERRGVNFKGLLKRNWLLIATVLSVLLGISLGVVVREYASLSQLHKQYFGFPGEILMRMLKLVILPLIISSMITGVAALDSEVSGKIGLRAVIYYFSTTIIAVILGIILVMTIKPGVSQTADHIDRAGTTPNVTTVDTLLDLIRNMFPENLVQACFQQYKTKRKELEPPKVSPGPTSIPALTTTVMEAVENITKNYKIIGAYSDGINVLGLIVFCVAFGLVIGKMGEKGRILLEFFDALNEATMKLVHIIMCYMPVGILFLIAAKIIEVEDWEIFRKMGLYMVTVLSGLAIHAMVCLPLIYFVIVRKNPYTFTLGMAQALVTALMISSSSATLPVTFRCAEENNRIDKRITRFVLPVGATINMDGTALYEAVAAIFIAQLNDYALDVGQIVTISITATVASIGAAGVPNAGLVTMVIVLTAVGLPASDVTLIVAVDWLLDRFRTMINVLGDAYGAGIVQKLSKRELERMDLTSDVDVANPFALEATLDDEECEKKSYVNGGFTVDKTDAISFTETSQF, from the exons ATGGACATGATGGGCAACAAAGAGCGGCGAGGCGTGAATTTCAAAGGCTTGCTGAAGAGGAATTGGCTTCTGATTGCCACGGTTTTATCAGTGCTGCTCG GGATCAGTTTGGGGGTCGTGGTCAGAGAGTATGCGTCCCTCTCCCAGCTCCACAAGCAGTACTTCGGCTTCCCAGGGGAGATCCTAATGCGAATGCTGAAGCTGGTCATCCTCCCTCTCATCATTTCGAGCATGATAACAG GTGTAGCAGCCCTGGACTCTGAGGTGTCAGGAAAGATCGGACTGCGAGCCGTTATCTATTACTTCTCAACAACCATCATTGCAGTTATTCTCG GAATTATTTTGGTGATGACGATCAAACCAGGAGTATCTCAGACAGCGGATCACATTGACAGAGCCGGGACCACACCCAACGTCACCACAGTTGACACACTCCTGGACCTCATCAG aaacatgtttccAGAAAATCTAGTGCAGGCTTGTTTTCAGCAG TACAAGACAAAACGCAAAGAGCTGGAACCTCCAAAAGTTTCACCCGGCCCAACCAGTATTCCAGCTCTCACAACTACCGTCATGGAGGCAGTAGAG aataTCACCAAGAACTATAAAATCATTGGGGCATATTCGGACGGAATCAACGTGTTGGGGCTTATCGTGTTCTGTGTCGCCTTTGGCCTCGTCATTGGGAAGATGGGTGAAAAGGGACGGATCCTCCTGGAATTTTTCGATGCACTGAATGAAGCAACTATGAAATTGGTCCATATAATTATGTG ctaCATGCCAGTAGGGATCCTGTTCCTAATTGCTGCTAAGATCATTGAGGTGGAAGATTGGGAGATCTTCAGGAAGATGGGTCTTTACATGGTGACGGTGCTGAGTGG TCTAGCAATCCACGCTATGGTCTGTCTTCCACTCATCTACTTTGTCATCGTGAGGAAGAACCCGTACACATTCACACTGGGAATGGCTCAGGCCCTGGTGACAGCGCTCATGATCTCCTCAAG CTCTGCCACTCTACCCGTCACCTTCCGATGTGCCGAGGAGAACAATCGCATCGACAAGCGAATCACACGCTTCGTCCTCCCAGTGGGGGCCACCATTAACATGGACGGCACGGCGCTCTATGAGGCGGTGGCTGCCATCTTCATCGCCCAGCTGAATGACTATGCGCTAGATGTGGGCCAGATTGTTACCATCAG TATCACAGCAACGGTTGCCAGTATTGGAGCAGCAGGAGTCCCTAACGCTGGCCTTGTCACCATGGTGATAGTCTTAACAGCTGTAGGTTTACCCGCAAGTGATGTCACACTGATTGTGGCTGTGGATTGGCTCCT GGATCGGTTCCGTACGATGATCAACGTGCTGGGTGACGCTTACGGAGCCGGTATCGTCCAGAAACTGTCCAAGAGGGAACTGGAGAGGATGGATCTGACGTCAGACGTGGACGTCGCCAACCCCTTTGCGCTGGAAGCCACTCTGGATGACGAAGAGTGCGAGAAGAAATCCTACGTGAACGGAGGCTTCACCGTCGACAAGACGGATGCAATCTCCTTCACTGAAACCTCCCAGTTTTAG